One segment of Onychomys torridus chromosome 3, mOncTor1.1, whole genome shotgun sequence DNA contains the following:
- the LOC118580703 gene encoding 40S ribosomal protein S6-like: protein MKLNISFPAASCQKCIEVGKGYKFSIFYETHKVTEVAADALGEVWKRYVVRISGGNDKILTHGRVQLLISKEHSRYRPRRTGERKPKSVHRCIVDASQSVLNWPL, encoded by the coding sequence ATGAAACTAAATATCTCCTTCCCAGCTGCCAGCTGTCAGAAATGCATTGAAGTGGGCAAAGGATAcaagttttctattttctatgaGACGCACAAGGTCACAGAAGTAGCTGCTGATGCTCTGGGTGAGGTGTGGAAGCGTTATGTGGTCCGAATCAGTGGTGGGAATGACAAGATCTTGACCCATGGCAGAGTTCAGCTGCTGATCAGTAAGGAGCACTCTCGTTACAGACCTAGGAGAACTGGAGAGAGGAAGCCCAAGTCTGTTCACAGATGTATTGTGGATGCCAGTCAGAGTGTTCTCAACTGGCCTTtgtaa